The Lewinellaceae bacterium DNA window TGATTCATCATCAGGCCTTTTTTAAGCATCTCCCGCCAGCTTAATGGTGAGCGTTTGATTTTTTCCACTTCCTCATTCAAGGCCTGGTCAATCAATTGTTTTTCGGCACGAATGGCAGCCTGGGTCCGGTACGATCCGGTATTCTGATCAAATTCAAGATCCCGTTGAATTGCATTTTTCAGCAAAGTCGTCTGTCTGGAATGGTGCATCTCAAACTGATGCTCGTGTTCATGCAGGACCAGGTCATAGGGACTACGTGAAGAAATGAGTTTGACAAAGATGGGAGCCGTTTCAATTGCGATAAACAACAACATAATGAAAAGACTGGCAATCCAGATGGCCTGACTCTTTGCACCCAGACGGCTTAGTGCTTCCAGACGGGCAGCGAACCCATTGAACGGGGTATCTTCCAATCCGGTCACATCGGTTTGCTGAGCTGTTTGCATTGCCTGCATTTGGGCTTCTTTATCGCGGATCAAGGGTTCATTGCGGGCCAGGACATCCTGGTATTCCTGCTCGGCACGGTCCGCATCGGCTTTCTTGACCTGATAGATGGGACCCAGGTTGCGTTGCTTGGATCCACCAGTGCCATCCGCTTCCTGTTGAGCTGCCAACGCCAGTTCATCACGGTGTGCCTTCTGGACTTCTTCCTCTGATTTTAAGCTGGCTATCTCGGACTGTAATTTTTCGAAATCTCCGGTATAGCGGGCTTTGACCTTATCCTCCTGATCTTTGCGAACTTCCTGGCGCATACTTACCAACTCAGCCTGGATCTCCCGGTCAAATATCTTTAATTCGAGAGGTTTGGAGATAACCAGGGCTATGAGAACGGCAAACACAATACGGGGAAGTGCAACCAGAAAGTCTTTGAAGCCATTTCCGCGACGCTTCATGCTGGAAACAATGTAGCGGTCCAGATTAAAGATCATCAATCCCCAGACAAGGCCGAAACCCACGGCGGGGATCCAGGACTGGAAAACCGTATAGATGGCATAACCTGCCGCAATAAAGGCAAGCACACCGGTAAAGAAGATCGTCGCTCCAATACCCGTGTATTTGTTGTAATCAGTAGGACATCTTTTCAAAACGGACGGGTGAACTCCGGAGCAGAATAGAAAGAAGCGCTGGATGCTTTCCATAATGTATCAGGTTTAATATAAATGTGTTTGAATGAAATTGTTAACCGGAAATTAGGGCGGTTTCGTATGCTACGACTTGATTTTTCGACGAGTTCTGGCAGTTATACTATCAGTAGCCCCCCTTGATCAACGAGAAATATTTCCGCATCTTTAGCTCAGGAACCACAGAACCATGGCACGTACGACACTCTCCGATGAATTGAAAAAAGCCATATCCCACTTAACATCCAAAGAAAAGGATAAGTATCTGTTCAGGTTGATCGCCAAGGATCCCATTCTGATGGAGCAACTGGAGTTTCAGCTGCTGGAGGACCGGTCTACTGTAGAAGAACGACGGGAGAAACTTCACAACAGCATTCAAAAAAATATCAAACAGGTATCCTCAGGACGCGGACGGATCCGTGCATTAATTTCAGAAGTACGCAGTCAGAGTGCCCACATAACGCGGCATTTGAGGGTTACCGGGGACAAATACGGTGAAATAGAACTAAATCTGCTATTGATCCATGAGGCGCTCCTGGTGGTCAAGGGCCAATACCTTCACAGCAATCCACGGGACCAGATTAAGCTATACGAATACCTCATCAACCGCATATTCAAACTCAGTAATCTGGCGGATAAAATCCATATGGATTATCGTCTTGACTTTGCTGAAAAATTACAGGAACTGGGAGGAATCATCGGTTCAAATGACCTCATGATGCATACCTGCATCATGAACGGACTGGATGTAAATGTGCTGCTGAAAGGAGACTTCCCTCCCCGATTAACCTATTAACACCACGCACCTCATACCGCACACCTCATACCACGCACCTCATACCCCATCAAAACTGCCCCACCATATCCTGCACAGCGCCGACAAAGGATTTCATTTCATCCATGGTTCCGATGGAAACCCGACACCATTTGCCCCCGCCAAAATTATTTGAACGGATGATATAACCCTTTGCCAGCATATCCGGTGCAAAATCACCCGGATATTTGCCCAGATCGAACATAAAGAAATTCGTGGCCGAGTCCAGGGTTGGGCGGCCCATCTGTTGAATGGCATGCATCGCGTAGGAACGTGCATCTTTATTCCATCCGCGTACTTTATTCCGGTATGCTTCGTCTTCCATACTGGCTGCGGCGGCGGCCATGGTCAGGTTGCTCACACACATTTCCGTGCTGTCAAAAAAGTTTTCCCCCAGTGCCTTGATCAGGGAGGCGTGACCAGCGGCAAATCCTACCCGTAAGCCAGCCATCCCATGGATCTTGGAAAATGTACGCAGGATCAAAACGTTCGGATGATCGTGGACCAGGTCCATCATCGACATGGCCTGAGGATCTTCCTGAAAATCCATATAAGCCTCATCGATAAGCACCACGGTATTGCGGGGGATGGAGGTTGTAAAATCACGCAATTTGGCTGCATCGAGGATGGTAGCGGTCGGGTTTGCCGGATTGCAGATATAAACCAGTTTGGTCGAACTGGTGACCTTCCCGGCCATAGCATCCAGATCATGCACACCGGCAGAGGTCACGGGTACTTCGATGACGTCGTTCCCCAGTTTCTTACTTAATTCCGGCAGAATAAAAAAGGTAGGCGTGGCTGTAACCACCGGGCCTCCACTAAAATGCCGGGCGGCCAG harbors:
- a CDS encoding DUF4407 domain-containing protein, with translation MESIQRFFLFCSGVHPSVLKRCPTDYNKYTGIGATIFFTGVLAFIAAGYAIYTVFQSWIPAVGFGLVWGLMIFNLDRYIVSSMKRRGNGFKDFLVALPRIVFAVLIALVISKPLELKIFDREIQAELVSMRQEVRKDQEDKVKARYTGDFEKLQSEIASLKSEEEVQKAHRDELALAAQQEADGTGGSKQRNLGPIYQVKKADADRAEQEYQDVLARNEPLIRDKEAQMQAMQTAQQTDVTGLEDTPFNGFAARLEALSRLGAKSQAIWIASLFIMLLFIAIETAPIFVKLISSRSPYDLVLHEHEHQFEMHHSRQTTLLKNAIQRDLEFDQNTGSYRTQAAIRAEKQLIDQALNEEVEKIKRSPLSWREMLKKGLMMNQ
- a CDS encoding aminotransferase class I/II-fold pyridoxal phosphate-dependent enzyme, giving the protein MQEGMNRRAWLRNSGLAAIGLSLNLKSLGNEERLLRNFGKAEGLINLGSNENPYGIAPGAKEAIADMTGLSNRYQFNIPSMQGFRKTLANYYGLESDQVLVTAGSSEGLNLAARHFSGGPVVTATPTFFILPELSKKLGNDVIEVPVTSAGVHDLDAMAGKVTSSTKLVYICNPANPTATILDAAKLRDFTTSIPRNTVVLIDEAYMDFQEDPQAMSMMDLVHDHPNVLILRTFSKIHGMAGLRVGFAAGHASLIKALGENFFDSTEMCVSNLTMAAAAASMEDEAYRNKVRGWNKDARSYAMHAIQQMGRPTLDSATNFFMFDLGKYPGDFAPDMLAKGYIIRSNNFGGGKWCRVSIGTMDEMKSFVGAVQDMVGQF